One Prosthecobacter sp. DNA segment encodes these proteins:
- the purB gene encoding adenylosuccinate lyase — MSDSIPNVLAERYATASMRALWSPEGKVRLERDYWIAVLKGQRDLGIGVPDGVIEDYEKVKNQVNVASIMQRERVTRHDVKARIEEFCDLAGHEHLHKGMTSRDLTENVEQLQVFRSLLEVRAKSVAALTGIARRAAETRDIPLTARTHNVAAQVTTLGKRLAMFGEEMLLAFGDLQALIASYPARGLKGAVGTRLDQITLFNGDATKATELENRILHHLGMPAAFNAVGQVYPRSLDMQVIASLCQVASGPSSFARTLRLMAGHELASEGFAKGQVGSSAMPHKMNSRSCERINGLHVILKGYLAMAAGLAGDQWNEGDVSCSVVRRVMLPDAFLAMDGLLETLLTVLNQMEVFEAVVEQELMRYLPFLLTTTVMMEAVKKGAGRETAHEVIKEHAVAVARDMRTGKVRENDLLDRLAQDSRLSLTSADMQRLVAAGKANAGDAPQQVDAFCARVQAISKEFPQAAAYQPGVIL, encoded by the coding sequence ATGTCCGACTCCATTCCCAATGTCCTTGCTGAACGCTACGCTACCGCCTCCATGCGCGCTCTCTGGTCGCCAGAGGGAAAGGTCAGGCTTGAACGCGATTATTGGATCGCTGTTTTGAAGGGCCAGCGTGATCTTGGCATTGGCGTGCCAGATGGCGTGATTGAAGACTACGAGAAGGTCAAAAATCAGGTCAATGTGGCTTCCATCATGCAGCGCGAACGCGTTACCCGGCACGATGTGAAGGCGCGCATTGAAGAGTTCTGCGACCTTGCCGGTCACGAGCATTTGCACAAAGGCATGACCAGCCGCGACCTCACGGAGAATGTGGAGCAGCTCCAAGTCTTTCGTTCTCTATTAGAGGTTCGTGCCAAAAGTGTTGCTGCTCTCACTGGGATCGCCCGGCGGGCCGCCGAAACCCGCGACATTCCTCTTACCGCACGCACACACAATGTCGCCGCGCAAGTCACCACGCTGGGCAAGCGGCTGGCCATGTTTGGCGAGGAAATGCTTCTCGCCTTCGGCGATCTGCAGGCGCTCATCGCCAGCTACCCCGCCCGTGGCCTCAAAGGCGCCGTTGGCACCCGCCTTGATCAGATCACGCTCTTCAATGGCGACGCCACCAAGGCGACTGAGCTCGAAAACCGCATCCTGCATCATCTCGGTATGCCTGCCGCGTTCAACGCGGTCGGCCAAGTCTATCCGCGCAGCCTCGACATGCAGGTCATCGCCTCTTTGTGCCAGGTTGCCAGCGGCCCGTCCAGCTTCGCTCGAACGCTGCGCCTCATGGCCGGCCATGAACTTGCCAGCGAGGGCTTTGCCAAAGGCCAGGTCGGTTCTTCCGCGATGCCGCACAAGATGAACAGCCGTTCCTGTGAGCGCATTAACGGCCTGCATGTCATTCTCAAAGGCTACCTTGCCATGGCGGCCGGCCTGGCGGGTGACCAGTGGAACGAAGGCGATGTCTCCTGCTCGGTCGTCCGTCGCGTCATGTTGCCGGATGCCTTCCTCGCCATGGACGGCCTGCTCGAAACGCTTCTCACTGTTCTCAACCAGATGGAGGTTTTCGAAGCCGTTGTTGAGCAGGAGCTTATGCGATACCTGCCTTTCCTGCTGACCACCACGGTCATGATGGAGGCCGTCAAAAAAGGCGCGGGCCGCGAAACGGCTCACGAGGTCATCAAAGAGCACGCTGTGGCCGTCGCCCGCGACATGCGCACTGGCAAAGTCCGCGAAAACGACCTTCTGGATCGTTTGGCGCAGGACAGCCGCCTCAGCCTCACTTCCGCCGACATGCAGCGCCTTGTTGCCGCAGGCAAGGCGAATGCGGGCGACGCCCCACAGCAGGTGGATGCCTTCTGCGCCCGCGTGCAGGCGATCTCGAAAGAGTTCCCGCAAGCTGCCGCGTATCAGCCGGGTGTGATCTTGTAG
- a CDS encoding response regulator, whose product MADPAAPELMTVKETAEYLRIPLPTVYYLVQRGQLPAVQIGGRWRIKRSLLDRDVLRKEEEAGQPTVMVVDDDPALQALFKQFLKKAGFGRLVVGTGAEAITMAKKQKFDFVFLDLKLPDVPGDEVYSQLKALYPDLPIVVITGYPDSEILSRILSHGPVTVIKKPIEYDQLNLAVKQLGHKGAEAAAA is encoded by the coding sequence ATGGCCGACCCAGCAGCACCCGAACTCATGACCGTGAAAGAGACTGCGGAATACCTCCGCATTCCTCTTCCCACTGTCTATTACCTCGTTCAGCGCGGCCAGTTGCCTGCGGTACAAATCGGAGGTCGCTGGCGCATCAAGCGCAGCCTTCTAGACCGCGACGTACTGCGCAAAGAGGAGGAAGCCGGCCAGCCCACCGTCATGGTCGTCGATGACGATCCCGCCCTACAGGCTCTCTTCAAGCAGTTCCTCAAGAAAGCCGGTTTCGGCCGACTTGTCGTCGGCACTGGTGCTGAAGCCATCACGATGGCTAAAAAGCAAAAATTCGATTTTGTCTTCCTCGATCTCAAGCTCCCGGATGTTCCCGGTGACGAAGTCTATTCGCAGCTCAAGGCGCTTTATCCTGATCTGCCCATCGTGGTGATCACCGGCTACCCTGATAGCGAAATTCTCAGCCGTATCCTCTCTCACGGCCCTGTCACCGTGATCAAGAAGCCGATCGAATATGATCAACTCAATCTCGCCGTGAAGCAGCTGGGGCACAAAGGTGCTGAAGCCGCCGCCGCCTGA
- a CDS encoding amidohydrolase family protein, which translates to MKQTRRFFLASATALTGCSLLPSVRKGNWTDAHVHVWTPDVEKYPLARSYAVSDMRPPSFTPEQLFAHCKPEGVNRIVLIQMSYYQYDNRYMLDMMRAHQGVFSGVAIVDEHAEGLVGTMRELVRQGVRGFRIYSGKEKNLSEWIGSSGMATLWKTAAELKVSVCPLINPDTLPLIDKMCEWYPDTSVVIDHFARIGMAGSIKDGEVKNLLRLARHSRTHVKASAFYALGAKKAPYLDMGQMIRQVRDAFGPQRVMWASDCPFQVDPGHNYHNSIALIRDRLDFLSEQDKEWMLHGTAEKVFFSTAAV; encoded by the coding sequence ATGAAACAGACACGTCGCTTCTTCCTCGCCTCTGCCACCGCCCTGACAGGCTGTTCGCTCCTTCCCTCCGTCCGCAAGGGAAACTGGACCGACGCCCATGTGCATGTGTGGACACCGGACGTTGAAAAATACCCGCTCGCCCGCAGTTACGCTGTCAGCGACATGCGTCCACCGAGCTTCACGCCGGAACAGCTTTTTGCCCACTGCAAACCGGAGGGGGTGAACCGCATCGTGCTAATCCAGATGAGCTACTATCAGTACGACAACCGTTACATGCTGGACATGATGCGGGCGCATCAGGGCGTGTTCAGCGGCGTGGCAATTGTGGACGAGCATGCGGAAGGGCTGGTCGGCACGATGCGCGAACTGGTCAGGCAAGGTGTGCGTGGTTTCCGCATTTATTCCGGCAAAGAGAAGAATTTGTCCGAGTGGATCGGTTCCTCAGGCATGGCGACGCTTTGGAAAACGGCGGCTGAATTGAAGGTGAGCGTGTGCCCGCTGATCAATCCCGATACGCTGCCGTTGATCGATAAAATGTGCGAATGGTATCCTGACACGAGTGTCGTGATCGATCATTTCGCCCGCATCGGCATGGCAGGGTCCATCAAGGATGGCGAAGTGAAAAACCTCCTGCGGCTTGCCCGCCACTCCAGGACGCATGTGAAAGCGTCCGCCTTCTACGCCCTAGGTGCCAAAAAAGCGCCCTATCTCGACATGGGGCAGATGATCCGCCAAGTACGTGATGCCTTTGGTCCGCAACGCGTGATGTGGGCCAGCGACTGTCCGTTCCAGGTCGATCCCGGGCACAACTACCACAATTCCATCGCTCTGATTCGTGATCGTCTCGATTTCCTGAGCGAGCAGGACAAAGAGTGGATGCTGCATGGCACGGCGGAGAAAGTTTTTTTCTCGACTGCAGCGGTTTGA
- a CDS encoding TIGR00730 family Rossman fold protein → MSRLHRICVYCGSNLGNDLRHRAAAHDLGSFLARNGIGVVYGGGNIGLMGALADGALSQNGEVIGVIPQALMEKELGHGGVTELHVVSSMHERKQMMVDLSDGFIALPGGFGTLDELFETLTWLQLAFHNKPVGLLNVGGFFEGLIQFIAHMSRSGFLKPEHAECVLVESDGPALLRRMQTFRPPDLGKWIEKLAAEAR, encoded by the coding sequence ATGTCCCGGCTGCACCGAATCTGTGTCTATTGTGGTTCCAATCTTGGAAACGATCTCAGGCATCGTGCCGCCGCGCATGATTTGGGATCGTTTCTGGCCCGCAACGGCATTGGAGTCGTCTATGGCGGCGGAAACATCGGTCTGATGGGAGCCTTGGCGGACGGAGCACTCTCGCAGAACGGAGAGGTGATCGGCGTGATCCCGCAGGCGCTCATGGAAAAGGAACTTGGCCATGGCGGCGTCACCGAGCTGCACGTCGTCAGCAGTATGCATGAGCGCAAACAGATGATGGTCGACCTGAGCGATGGATTCATCGCGCTGCCCGGCGGTTTCGGCACGCTGGATGAACTGTTTGAGACACTGACCTGGTTGCAGCTTGCCTTTCACAACAAACCCGTGGGCCTGCTCAACGTAGGCGGTTTTTTTGAGGGCTTGATCCAGTTCATCGCCCATATGAGCCGTTCCGGCTTCCTCAAGCCGGAGCATGCGGAATGCGTGCTGGTCGAAAGTGATGGGCCTGCCCTGCTCAGGCGCATGCAGACCTTCCGTCCGCCCGACTTGGGCAAATGGATCGAGAAACTGGCCGCTGAAGCCCGCTAG
- a CDS encoding NAD(P)-dependent alcohol dehydrogenase, with the protein MKAYQITSTDGLSSLKAVALPDPKPGAGEVLLRVRAVSLNYRDYMNVMGIKGVSGPVPRIPCSDGAGEVTAVGEGIANFRPGDRVVCPFMPTWLEGEYSQAHAAQALGGAVDGMLRELAVIRAESLLPVPAHLSFEEAATLPCAAVTAWDALHVRGGLKAGETVLVLGTGGVSIFALQFAKLAGARVLATTSSDDKAQRLLELGADAVHNYKTDPAWDDWALAQTGKRGVDKVIEIGGAETLNRSLKATRFGGHIALIGVLTGTSAEIQTVQILRKGIRLDGIYVGSREMFAQMLAEIERVKLKPVIDSTFEFDDAHAALQRMESGRHFGKIVIRV; encoded by the coding sequence ATGAAAGCCTATCAAATCACCAGCACCGACGGCCTGAGTTCCTTGAAAGCCGTGGCGTTGCCCGACCCCAAACCCGGCGCAGGCGAGGTTTTGTTGAGGGTCCGGGCCGTCAGCCTCAATTACCGTGACTACATGAACGTCATGGGCATCAAGGGAGTCAGCGGGCCAGTTCCGCGCATTCCATGCTCGGATGGTGCGGGTGAAGTGACGGCGGTGGGCGAAGGCATTGCCAACTTCCGACCGGGAGATCGCGTGGTGTGCCCTTTTATGCCCACCTGGTTGGAAGGTGAGTACAGCCAGGCGCATGCCGCGCAGGCTCTCGGTGGAGCGGTGGACGGCATGCTGCGTGAGCTGGCAGTGATTCGTGCCGAAAGCCTGCTGCCGGTGCCCGCACACCTTTCCTTCGAAGAAGCCGCCACTCTTCCCTGCGCGGCGGTCACGGCCTGGGATGCGCTGCATGTGCGTGGCGGTTTGAAGGCCGGAGAAACCGTGCTGGTGCTCGGAACCGGCGGTGTCTCGATTTTTGCCCTTCAGTTTGCCAAACTGGCCGGTGCACGCGTGCTGGCTACGACGAGCAGCGATGACAAAGCGCAACGCCTTCTCGAACTCGGTGCCGACGCCGTTCACAACTATAAGACCGACCCCGCCTGGGATGACTGGGCGCTGGCGCAGACCGGCAAACGCGGCGTGGACAAGGTGATCGAGATCGGTGGTGCCGAAACGCTCAACCGCTCGCTCAAAGCGACACGATTCGGCGGCCATATCGCCCTCATTGGCGTTCTCACCGGTACCAGTGCCGAGATTCAGACGGTGCAAATCCTGCGCAAAGGCATCCGGCTGGACGGCATCTATGTCGGATCGCGGGAAATGTTTGCGCAGATGCTCGCGGAGATCGAGCGGGTGAAATTGAAGCCGGTGATCGACTCCACCTTTGAGTTCGACGACGCCCACGCCGCCCTCCAGCGCATGGAGAGCGGCCGGCACTTCGGCAAAATCGTGATCCGAGTGTGA
- a CDS encoding arylsulfatase, with amino-acid sequence MLLRSFLSVLIAANSLQAAAPNIILIMSDDMGFSDLGCYGGEIQTPNLDRLVQGGVRLNPFYNTGRCCPTRASLLTGLYPHQAGIGHMMEDRGHDGYRGDLNNRCVTIAEALKPAGYRTYAVGKWHVTKHAKPEGPKHNWPLQRGFDRFYGTITGAGSFYDPGTLTRDDIMISPFTDPEYQPKRYYYTDAISDHAIRYIDEHARDQKDKPFFLYMAYTAAHWPMHALEEDIAKYRGKYDAGYESVRQARFLRMKELGLIAKNAELTPTVGDWSNVKDKAWEARCMEVFAAMIDRMDQGIGRVVGTLEKHRLLENTLILFLQDNGGCQEGIGRQTKPPAANSQVFPAIVQDAIRLDVIPKQTRDGQPVKQGQGITPGGPNDYIAYGEAWANVSNTPHREYKHYVHEGGISTPLIAHWPAGIPAKQNGKIEQQTGHLIDLMATCVDVAGATYPSEFKGQTIQRMEGVSLIPAFQGRDNGVRSIFWEHEGNRAHRFGPWKIVAKENKPWELYNIDQDRAEQHDLAAGDPERMKTMAASWEVWAARANVLPVGTWKGPAAAKGPKKRAKMKAGKPD; translated from the coding sequence ATGCTCCTGCGTTCCTTTCTTTCCGTCCTGATCGCTGCAAACTCACTTCAGGCTGCGGCGCCGAATATCATCCTCATCATGTCAGATGACATGGGCTTCTCCGACCTCGGCTGTTACGGTGGAGAAATTCAGACGCCGAACCTCGACCGGCTGGTGCAGGGCGGCGTGAGGCTGAATCCATTCTACAACACCGGGCGCTGCTGCCCCACGCGTGCCTCGCTGCTGACGGGACTGTATCCGCATCAGGCGGGCATCGGCCACATGATGGAGGATCGCGGTCACGACGGCTATCGCGGTGATCTGAACAACCGCTGCGTCACCATTGCGGAAGCGTTGAAACCGGCTGGCTATCGGACTTATGCCGTGGGCAAGTGGCATGTGACCAAGCATGCAAAACCGGAGGGGCCTAAGCACAACTGGCCGCTGCAGCGCGGTTTTGACCGCTTCTACGGCACGATCACCGGCGCGGGCAGTTTTTATGACCCTGGAACACTGACACGTGATGACATAATGATCTCGCCCTTCACCGATCCCGAATACCAGCCGAAGCGCTATTATTATACGGATGCCATCAGCGACCATGCGATCCGCTACATCGACGAACATGCACGTGATCAGAAGGACAAGCCGTTCTTCCTCTACATGGCCTACACGGCGGCACACTGGCCGATGCATGCGCTGGAGGAGGACATCGCGAAATATCGCGGCAAGTATGATGCAGGCTATGAATCTGTGCGGCAGGCGCGGTTTCTGCGCATGAAGGAACTGGGATTGATCGCAAAAAACGCGGAACTTACCCCCACGGTCGGAGATTGGTCGAACGTGAAGGACAAAGCCTGGGAAGCACGCTGCATGGAAGTCTTCGCGGCGATGATCGACCGTATGGATCAGGGCATCGGCCGTGTGGTCGGCACGCTGGAGAAGCATCGCCTGCTTGAAAACACGCTCATTCTGTTTCTACAGGACAATGGCGGTTGCCAGGAGGGAATCGGTCGCCAGACCAAACCACCGGCAGCCAACTCCCAGGTTTTTCCCGCCATCGTGCAGGACGCGATCCGGCTGGATGTCATTCCCAAGCAAACACGCGACGGTCAGCCGGTAAAGCAGGGCCAGGGCATCACGCCCGGCGGGCCGAACGATTATATCGCGTATGGTGAAGCATGGGCGAACGTCTCGAACACGCCGCATCGCGAGTACAAGCACTACGTTCACGAAGGTGGCATCTCCACGCCACTCATCGCCCACTGGCCGGCGGGCATACCAGCCAAACAGAACGGCAAGATCGAACAGCAGACCGGTCATCTCATCGACCTCATGGCGACCTGCGTCGATGTGGCCGGCGCGACCTATCCATCTGAGTTCAAAGGGCAGACAATTCAACGCATGGAAGGCGTGAGCCTGATTCCTGCGTTTCAGGGCAGGGATAACGGCGTACGTTCCATCTTCTGGGAGCACGAGGGCAATCGTGCTCATCGCTTCGGCCCGTGGAAGATTGTGGCGAAGGAAAACAAGCCCTGGGAACTCTACAACATCGACCAGGATCGTGCAGAACAACATGATCTGGCCGCAGGCGATCCGGAGCGCATGAAAACGATGGCCGCAAGCTGGGAGGTATGGGCCGCACGAGCGAATGTGCTGCCCGTCGGCACCTGGAAAGGTCCTGCCGCCGCCAAAGGCCCGAAAAAGAGGGCTAAGATGAAAGCGGGGAAGCCAGATTGA
- a CDS encoding phage holin family protein: MNSGTPPAPEERASASGLLRAVALYVEARGRLLQIEGQEAGTRLSNLTGMFMLALTSFIIGWMLAVPALVWIIAESNGWHWTRVALVGAGIHLFLGLLFLAGLKSRLRGLRLFEETFNQFRRDREWLASNRNN, encoded by the coding sequence ATGAATTCAGGCACGCCGCCCGCACCCGAGGAACGCGCCAGCGCGTCAGGACTGCTGCGTGCTGTGGCCTTGTACGTCGAAGCACGCGGGCGCCTGCTGCAAATTGAGGGGCAGGAGGCGGGGACACGGCTGTCCAATCTGACCGGCATGTTCATGCTGGCGCTCACCTCGTTCATCATCGGCTGGATGCTCGCCGTTCCCGCGCTGGTGTGGATCATCGCGGAATCCAACGGCTGGCACTGGACTCGCGTGGCTCTCGTCGGAGCCGGCATTCATCTCTTCCTCGGACTGCTTTTCCTCGCCGGACTGAAATCCAGGCTGCGCGGCCTGCGGCTTTTCGAGGAAACCTTCAACCAATTCCGCCGGGATCGCGAATGGCTCGCCAGCAACAGGAACAACTGA
- a CDS encoding type IV pilus twitching motility protein PilT gives MSDPNQPSQDLLPVLGSVDDYLRFCMEYDASDLHLATGAQPVWRRYGNLQPIWNNAAILTPEDTRRLAYGFLGEAQTKQLESRGDVDFAYSPNYGRFRSSVVQQRLGIDMVFRVIKTQIKSVEELGLPDTAKTLTRFHNGLILVTGPVGCGKSTTLAALVDSINEERQDHIITLEDPIEYVIEPKGCHVNQREVHTHTASFAAALRGALREDPDVIMVGEMRDLETISLAITAAETGHLVLGTLHTGSAARTLDRVLDVFPIDQRDQIRIMVSESLRGILSQQLVPKIDGNGRVMALEVLVNTPAVGNCIREGKTYMLAGVMQTGKSVGMITMDDSLRNLYAAGLINREECESRAEDKVIMKKFFES, from the coding sequence ATGTCCGACCCCAACCAACCCTCCCAAGATCTCCTTCCTGTCTTAGGCTCCGTGGACGATTACCTGCGTTTCTGCATGGAGTATGACGCGTCTGACCTCCATCTGGCCACCGGCGCGCAGCCCGTCTGGCGGCGCTACGGCAATCTGCAGCCTATCTGGAACAATGCAGCCATCCTCACCCCCGAGGACACACGCCGCCTCGCCTATGGATTCCTCGGCGAAGCACAGACCAAGCAGCTCGAATCACGCGGCGATGTCGATTTCGCCTACTCGCCCAACTATGGACGCTTCCGCTCCTCGGTGGTGCAGCAGCGCCTGGGCATCGACATGGTGTTCCGCGTCATCAAAACACAGATCAAATCTGTCGAGGAACTCGGCCTGCCCGACACCGCCAAAACGCTCACCCGCTTCCACAACGGCCTCATCCTCGTCACCGGCCCCGTCGGCTGCGGCAAATCCACCACGCTCGCCGCTTTGGTCGATTCCATCAATGAGGAACGCCAGGACCACATCATCACGCTCGAAGATCCGATTGAATACGTCATCGAACCGAAGGGTTGTCACGTCAACCAGCGCGAAGTTCACACCCACACCGCCTCCTTCGCCGCCGCGTTGCGCGGTGCGCTCCGTGAAGACCCGGACGTGATCATGGTCGGTGAAATGCGTGACCTCGAGACCATCTCGCTCGCCATCACCGCGGCAGAAACGGGCCACTTGGTGCTCGGCACCCTGCACACTGGCAGCGCTGCCCGCACACTTGACCGTGTGCTCGATGTATTCCCCATCGACCAGCGTGATCAGATCCGCATCATGGTGTCCGAATCCCTGCGTGGCATCCTCTCCCAGCAGCTTGTGCCCAAAATCGACGGCAATGGCCGCGTGATGGCGCTCGAAGTGCTCGTGAACACGCCCGCCGTTGGCAACTGTATCCGTGAAGGCAAGACCTACATGCTCGCCGGCGTCATGCAGACCGGTAAAAGCGTCGGCATGATCACCATGGATGACTCGCTGCGCAATCTCTACGCCGCCGGCCTCATCAACCGCGAGGAATGCGAATCCCGCGCCGAGGACAAAGTCATCATGAAGAAATTCTTCGAGTCCTGA
- a CDS encoding type IV pilus twitching motility protein PilT, giving the protein MPIIDQYFQKLIELGGSDLHLSQKQPAKVRVHGSIKPISDQILDERLMETMMREICEPRAWDRYKEKGDLDFAYEMDSDNRFRCNYLRQQHGYAAVFRIIPTKIASLEQLGIPPVVKEFGHMRSGLVLVTGPTGSGKSTTLAALLDYININFRRHIITIEEPIEFVHRNKKSIITQREVPIQTPSFADGLRAALREDADIVLVGEMRDLETISLALTAAETGLLVFGTLHTNNARKTVDRIIDVFPSDQQSQVRTMLAASLKGVVAQLLMKKSDGKGRAAVNEIMVSNPAVGAIIREGATQKLYDVIIGGKAQGMQFMDEAIWQKLRDGYVTPMEAYMKAIDKNRFKAFLPPEDAGLAAASGGDSNK; this is encoded by the coding sequence ATGCCAATCATTGACCAATATTTCCAAAAGCTCATCGAACTGGGCGGCTCCGACCTCCACCTCAGCCAGAAGCAGCCCGCCAAGGTGCGCGTGCACGGCAGCATCAAGCCCATCTCCGACCAGATCCTCGACGAGCGCCTCATGGAGACCATGATGCGCGAGATCTGCGAACCTCGCGCCTGGGACCGCTACAAGGAGAAAGGTGACCTCGATTTCGCCTACGAGATGGACTCGGACAACCGCTTCCGCTGCAACTACCTGCGGCAACAGCATGGCTACGCCGCTGTCTTCCGTATCATTCCCACCAAGATCGCCAGCCTCGAACAGCTCGGCATTCCGCCCGTGGTGAAGGAGTTCGGCCACATGCGCAGCGGACTCGTGCTCGTCACCGGCCCCACCGGTTCCGGCAAATCCACCACGCTCGCGGCCCTGCTCGATTACATCAACATCAACTTCCGACGCCACATCATCACCATTGAGGAGCCGATCGAATTCGTGCACCGCAATAAGAAGAGCATCATTACCCAGCGTGAGGTGCCCATCCAGACCCCCTCCTTCGCCGACGGCCTCCGTGCTGCACTGCGTGAAGACGCCGACATCGTGCTCGTGGGTGAAATGCGCGACTTGGAAACGATCTCGCTCGCGCTGACTGCGGCGGAAACCGGTTTGCTCGTGTTCGGCACCCTGCACACCAACAACGCCCGCAAAACCGTTGACCGCATCATCGACGTGTTCCCCTCCGACCAGCAGAGCCAGGTGCGCACCATGCTCGCCGCGTCGCTCAAAGGCGTCGTGGCCCAGCTCCTCATGAAAAAATCGGACGGCAAGGGCCGCGCCGCCGTGAATGAGATCATGGTGTCCAACCCCGCCGTCGGCGCGATCATTCGTGAAGGTGCCACCCAGAAACTTTACGACGTGATCATCGGCGGCAAGGCCCAGGGCATGCAGTTCATGGACGAGGCCATCTGGCAGAAGCTGCGTGACGGTTATGTCACTCCGATGGAGGCCTACATGAAGGCCATCGATAAAAACCGCTTCAAAGCCTTCCTCCCGCCCGAAGACGCCGGCCTCGCCGCCGCCAGCGGCGGAGACAGCAACAAGTAA
- a CDS encoding alpha/beta hydrolase: MSPSLPWLLVLSLLASCLLVAQEPPVKKRKTPVPTYERVHYGSHEHHVLDVWVADSPIPTPVLVSIHGGGFLNGDPYIEPPLLKLCRNAGISVVAITYRRTNEAIAPAAFQDAARAIQFIRFKAKEWKLDPQRIAARGESAGAGISLWLGFHDDLADPDNADPVLRESTRLTCMVTLDGQCSYDPRFIRDLFPGVDIYKNPAISSLFGIDINKLDELPEEKLKLFEEVAAINHVTKDDVPALMVYTRLLTTPPRKRARARIIRCLARS, from the coding sequence ATGTCTCCCAGCCTGCCATGGTTGCTGGTGTTGAGCCTGCTGGCGAGCTGCCTGCTGGTGGCGCAGGAGCCACCAGTGAAGAAACGTAAAACGCCGGTTCCCACCTATGAACGGGTCCACTACGGCTCGCATGAGCACCACGTGCTTGATGTGTGGGTCGCGGATTCCCCGATTCCGACGCCGGTGCTGGTGTCGATCCACGGCGGCGGATTTCTCAATGGCGATCCGTACATTGAGCCGCCGCTGCTCAAGCTGTGCCGGAATGCGGGCATCTCGGTGGTGGCCATCACGTACCGACGCACCAACGAGGCCATCGCCCCGGCGGCGTTCCAAGATGCGGCGCGGGCGATCCAGTTCATCCGGTTCAAGGCGAAGGAATGGAAGCTCGATCCGCAACGGATCGCGGCGCGGGGCGAATCCGCAGGTGCCGGCATCTCGCTCTGGCTCGGCTTTCACGACGATCTGGCCGATCCCGACAATGCCGACCCGGTGCTGCGCGAATCGACGCGTCTGACCTGCATGGTGACGTTGGACGGTCAGTGCAGCTACGATCCACGGTTTATTCGCGACCTGTTTCCCGGCGTGGACATTTACAAGAACCCGGCGATCTCGAGCCTGTTCGGCATCGACATCAACAAGCTGGACGAGCTGCCTGAGGAAAAGCTGAAGCTCTTTGAGGAGGTGGCCGCGATCAACCACGTCACGAAGGATGATGTGCCGGCGCTGATGGTGTACACGCGGCTGCTGACCACACCGCCACGGAAAAGGGCGCGGGCACGCATCATCCGCTGTTTGGCCAGAAGCTGA